In Procambarus clarkii isolate CNS0578487 chromosome 60, FALCON_Pclarkii_2.0, whole genome shotgun sequence, one genomic interval encodes:
- the kuz gene encoding disintegrin and metalloproteinase domain-containing protein 10 isoform X2, translating into MGLWSYTVLYLLVILWPQCEGSVLSEYVSQYEVLRYDSQLVHRSHQRVKRALYGDQQLTLSFASHGRSFHLRLKRDTQTISPFVKVEVPADLEGLDVNHLYEGTLQNDPGSHVWGSIREGVFEGVIASERDGTFYVERAHKYFPRHNSTHAGFHSVIYHDDHVDDPYTRVREGHTSGCGATDDVAAWMDSVQNSADLEEEKEEAAKRYLQTPAHLRSQYKYKKWLDTQDKYRTVQEESGFHGMYDSILDDYHNKYSEEVNTRHKRAVGIGVGEDNKGTCSLSIQTDPMLWHHIFKQEGNDKEKTRDEITAMISQHIKAINHIYANVKFNGKYKHRNIRFEVQRIKIDDDKPCRTNWQGETNKFCKANVDVSNFLNLHSQKKHDDFCLAYVFTFRDFTGGTLGLAWVASPSGASGGICEKYKTYTENLGGFRHSEKRSLNTGIITFLNYNSRVPPKVSQLTLAHEIGHNFGSPHDFPETCKPGGLQGNFIMFSSATSGDRLNNDKFSPCSVRNISLVLDAISEKRRTNCFTENNGAFCGNKIVEEGEECDCGFDMDECQEKCCYPLKISAADKLQNPSAKECTRKNNTLCSPSEGPCCDRERCTFVRDTQCHSETDCEESAYCEGDKATCPQPVPKEEYKECNEGTKVCTKGKCSGSICLAKGMKECFLTSDRVHDKKKLCEIACQIGNDSASCKSTSELKEVFGGGPVFMRPGAPCNNFQGYCDVFQKCRAVDAEGPLARLKNLLFNQDTLNSVAEWITQYWYAVLLLGVGFVVFMGIFIKCCAVHTPSSNPRKPPARSITETLRRPVNTLRRVKRHRQGPSPNVPPAAAAAAASQHHHHHHHNQAGPSHHSRGGEREVERPKPPGGKRTSRAYSDDPPPPYPGNPRHSVSPANPPNSATPANRAGPTRHGYGEGRGHYNRPKASAPPLE; encoded by the exons CTGACCTTATCTTTTGCATCACATGGGCGATCTTTTCACCTGCGTTTGAAGCGGGATACACAGACGATCAGCCCATTTGTGAAAGTAGAAGTCCCAGCTGATTTAGAGGGACTAGATGTTAATCACCTCTATGAAGGGACCCTTCAAA ATGACCCAGGATCTCACGTCTGGGGAAGCATACGGGAAGGGGTATTTGAGGGTGTGATAGCCAGTGAGCGTGACGGCACTTTCTATGTTGAACGTGCTCATAAATACTTCCCACGCCATAATTCCACACATGCGGGCTTCCACTCTGTTATATATCATGACGATCATGTGGATGACCCCTACACGAGGGTTCGGGAAGGGCACACTTCGGGTTGTGGTGCGACGGATGATGTAGCTGCCTGGATGGACAGTGTTCAAAATTCTGCAGATttagaagaagaaaaagaggaaGCGGCCAAGCGATACTTACAAACGCCAGCCCACCTCCGTAGTCAGTACAAATACAAAAAATGGTTGGACACACAAGATAAATATAGAACAGTTCAAGAAGAGAGTGGGTTTCATGGCATGTACGACAGTATTCTAGATGATTATCATAATAAGTACAGTGAGGAAGTCAACACACGGCATAAGAGAGCGGTTGGGATTGGTGTTGGAGAAGATAACAAAGGAACTTGTTCTCTCTCCATTCAGACTGACCCTATGCTCTGGCATCACATATTTAAACAG GAGGGAAATGACAAGGAGAAGACACGGGATGAAATCACAGCTATGATCTCTCAACACATAAAGGCGATTAACCATATATATGCTAATGTCAAGTTCAATGGCAAGTACAAACACAGGAACATCAGATTTGAAGTCCAGAGAATCAAG ATTGACGATGATAAGCCATGTCGTACTAACTGGCAGGGTGAGACCAACAAATTTTGTAAAGCCAATGTAGATGTGAGTAATTTCCTGAACTTGCATTCCCAAAAGAAGCACGatgacttctgtctggcgtacgtGTTCACCTTCAGAGACTTCACTGGGGGTACACTGGGGTTGGCCTGGGTAGCATCACCTTCAG GTGCCTCTGGGGGCATATGTGAAAAGTACAAAACATACACAGAAAACTTGGGAGGGTTCCGTCACTCTGAAAAGCGGTCCTTAAATACTGGTATCATAACATTCCTCAACTATAATTCCAGAGTGCCACCCAAAGTCTCCCAGCTCACTTTAGCTCATGAAATTGGCCATAATTTTGGATCACCCCATGACTTCCCTGAAACCTGCAAACCAGGAGGACTGCAGGGAAACTTTATCATGTTCTCGTCAGCCACAAGTGGTGATCGCCTCAATAATGACAAGTTTTCTCCGTGTTCGGTTCGCAACATTTCCCTGGTGCTCGATGCTATTTCTGAAAAGAGAAGAACAAATTGCTTCACAGAAAATAATGGTGCCTTCTGTGGTAACAAGATTGTTGAAGAAGGAGAGGAGTGTGATTGTGGTTTCGATATGGATGAGTGTCAAGAAAAATGCTGCTATCCACTCAAAATATCTGCAGCTGACAAGTTGCAGAACCCTTCAGCCAAAGAGTGCACCCGTAAAAATAACACACTATGCAG CCCTAGTGAAGGACCATGTTGTGACCGTGAAAGATGTACGTTTGTGCGGGATACCCAGTGCCATTCTGAAACAGACTGTGAGGAATCTGCTTATTGTGAAGGTGATAAAGCAACTTGTCCCCAACCTGTTCCAAAGGAAGAATATAAGGAATGTAATGAAGGCACAAAG GTGTGCACCAAGGGCAAATGCAGCGGGTCAATATGCCTTGCTAAGGGAATGAAAGAATGTTTTCTTACATCTGACCGTGTGCATGATAAGAAAAAGCTATGCGAGATAGCCTGCCAGATTGGTAATGATAGCGCTTCTTGCAAGTCCACATCAGAGCTGAaggaggtgtttggtggtggaCCTGTGTTTATGAGACCTGGAGCACCCTGCAATAACTTTCAG ggTTACTGTGATGTCTTCCAAAAATGCCGAGCAGTGGACGCAGAAGGACCACTAGCCCGCCTCAAGAACCTGCTCTTCAACCAGGACACCCTCAACAGTGTTGCAGAATGGATTACA CAATATTGGTATGCTGTACTGCTGCTTGGAGTTGGCTTTGTAGTGTTCATGGGAATTTTCATCAAATGCTGTGCAGTCCACACACCATCGAGCAATCCTCGCAAACCTCCTGCTCGCTCTATCACAGAAACCCTCAGAAGACCTGTGAACACACTTAGGAGAGTCAAA CGTCATCGACAAGGACCCAGTCCAAATGTTCcaccagcagcagcggcagcagcagcaagtcagcatcatcaccaccaccatcacaaccaggcAGGACCTTCGCACCACAGTAGAGGCGGTGAAAGAGAAGTGGAACGTCCAAAACCTCCAGGAGGTAAACGGACGAGTCGAGCATACAGTGATGATCCCCCCCCTCCGTATCCAGGAAACCCTAGACATTCTGTCAGTCCTGCGAACCCACCAAATTCTGCAACTCCAGCCAATCGTGCTGGCCCCACTCGGCATGGCTATGGGGAAGGCCGAGGACATTATAATAGACCCAAAG
- the kuz gene encoding disintegrin and metalloproteinase domain-containing protein 10 isoform X1: MGLWSYTVLYLLVILWPQCEGSVLSEYVSQYEVLRYDSQLVHRSHQRVKRALYGDQQLTLSFASHGRSFHLRLKRDTQTISPFVKVEVPADLEGLDVNHLYEGTLQNDPGSHVWGSIREGVFEGVIASERDGTFYVERAHKYFPRHNSTHAGFHSVIYHDDHVDDPYTRVREGHTSGCGATDDVAAWMDSVQNSADLEEEKEEAAKRYLQTPAHLRSQYKYKKWLDTQDKYRTVQEESGFHGMYDSILDDYHNKYSEEVNTRHKRAVGIGVGEDNKGTCSLSIQTDPMLWHHIFKQEGNDKEKTRDEITAMISQHIKAINHIYANVKFNGKYKHRNIRFEVQRIKIDDDKPCRTNWQGETNKFCKANVDVSNFLNLHSQKKHDDFCLAYVFTFRDFTGGTLGLAWVASPSGASGGICEKYKTYTENLGGFRHSEKRSLNTGIITFLNYNSRVPPKVSQLTLAHEIGHNFGSPHDFPETCKPGGLQGNFIMFSSATSGDRLNNDKFSPCSVRNISLVLDAISEKRRTNCFTENNGAFCGNKIVEEGEECDCGFDMDECQEKCCYPLKISAADKLQNPSAKECTRKNNTLCSPSEGPCCDRERCTFVRDTQCHSETDCEESAYCEGDKATCPQPVPKEEYKECNEGTKVCTKGKCSGSICLAKGMKECFLTSDRVHDKKKLCEIACQIGNDSASCKSTSELKEVFGGGPVFMRPGAPCNNFQGYCDVFQKCRAVDAEGPLARLKNLLFNQDTLNSVAEWITQYWYAVLLLGVGFVVFMGIFIKCCAVHTPSSNPRKPPARSITETLRRPVNTLRRVKRHRQGPSPNVPPAAAAAAASQHHHHHHHNQAGPSHHSRGGEREVERPKPPGGKRTSRAYSDDPPPPYPGNPRHSVSPANPPNSATPANRAGPTRHGYGEGRGHYNRPKGGRRHENSAV; this comes from the exons CTGACCTTATCTTTTGCATCACATGGGCGATCTTTTCACCTGCGTTTGAAGCGGGATACACAGACGATCAGCCCATTTGTGAAAGTAGAAGTCCCAGCTGATTTAGAGGGACTAGATGTTAATCACCTCTATGAAGGGACCCTTCAAA ATGACCCAGGATCTCACGTCTGGGGAAGCATACGGGAAGGGGTATTTGAGGGTGTGATAGCCAGTGAGCGTGACGGCACTTTCTATGTTGAACGTGCTCATAAATACTTCCCACGCCATAATTCCACACATGCGGGCTTCCACTCTGTTATATATCATGACGATCATGTGGATGACCCCTACACGAGGGTTCGGGAAGGGCACACTTCGGGTTGTGGTGCGACGGATGATGTAGCTGCCTGGATGGACAGTGTTCAAAATTCTGCAGATttagaagaagaaaaagaggaaGCGGCCAAGCGATACTTACAAACGCCAGCCCACCTCCGTAGTCAGTACAAATACAAAAAATGGTTGGACACACAAGATAAATATAGAACAGTTCAAGAAGAGAGTGGGTTTCATGGCATGTACGACAGTATTCTAGATGATTATCATAATAAGTACAGTGAGGAAGTCAACACACGGCATAAGAGAGCGGTTGGGATTGGTGTTGGAGAAGATAACAAAGGAACTTGTTCTCTCTCCATTCAGACTGACCCTATGCTCTGGCATCACATATTTAAACAG GAGGGAAATGACAAGGAGAAGACACGGGATGAAATCACAGCTATGATCTCTCAACACATAAAGGCGATTAACCATATATATGCTAATGTCAAGTTCAATGGCAAGTACAAACACAGGAACATCAGATTTGAAGTCCAGAGAATCAAG ATTGACGATGATAAGCCATGTCGTACTAACTGGCAGGGTGAGACCAACAAATTTTGTAAAGCCAATGTAGATGTGAGTAATTTCCTGAACTTGCATTCCCAAAAGAAGCACGatgacttctgtctggcgtacgtGTTCACCTTCAGAGACTTCACTGGGGGTACACTGGGGTTGGCCTGGGTAGCATCACCTTCAG GTGCCTCTGGGGGCATATGTGAAAAGTACAAAACATACACAGAAAACTTGGGAGGGTTCCGTCACTCTGAAAAGCGGTCCTTAAATACTGGTATCATAACATTCCTCAACTATAATTCCAGAGTGCCACCCAAAGTCTCCCAGCTCACTTTAGCTCATGAAATTGGCCATAATTTTGGATCACCCCATGACTTCCCTGAAACCTGCAAACCAGGAGGACTGCAGGGAAACTTTATCATGTTCTCGTCAGCCACAAGTGGTGATCGCCTCAATAATGACAAGTTTTCTCCGTGTTCGGTTCGCAACATTTCCCTGGTGCTCGATGCTATTTCTGAAAAGAGAAGAACAAATTGCTTCACAGAAAATAATGGTGCCTTCTGTGGTAACAAGATTGTTGAAGAAGGAGAGGAGTGTGATTGTGGTTTCGATATGGATGAGTGTCAAGAAAAATGCTGCTATCCACTCAAAATATCTGCAGCTGACAAGTTGCAGAACCCTTCAGCCAAAGAGTGCACCCGTAAAAATAACACACTATGCAG CCCTAGTGAAGGACCATGTTGTGACCGTGAAAGATGTACGTTTGTGCGGGATACCCAGTGCCATTCTGAAACAGACTGTGAGGAATCTGCTTATTGTGAAGGTGATAAAGCAACTTGTCCCCAACCTGTTCCAAAGGAAGAATATAAGGAATGTAATGAAGGCACAAAG GTGTGCACCAAGGGCAAATGCAGCGGGTCAATATGCCTTGCTAAGGGAATGAAAGAATGTTTTCTTACATCTGACCGTGTGCATGATAAGAAAAAGCTATGCGAGATAGCCTGCCAGATTGGTAATGATAGCGCTTCTTGCAAGTCCACATCAGAGCTGAaggaggtgtttggtggtggaCCTGTGTTTATGAGACCTGGAGCACCCTGCAATAACTTTCAG ggTTACTGTGATGTCTTCCAAAAATGCCGAGCAGTGGACGCAGAAGGACCACTAGCCCGCCTCAAGAACCTGCTCTTCAACCAGGACACCCTCAACAGTGTTGCAGAATGGATTACA CAATATTGGTATGCTGTACTGCTGCTTGGAGTTGGCTTTGTAGTGTTCATGGGAATTTTCATCAAATGCTGTGCAGTCCACACACCATCGAGCAATCCTCGCAAACCTCCTGCTCGCTCTATCACAGAAACCCTCAGAAGACCTGTGAACACACTTAGGAGAGTCAAA CGTCATCGACAAGGACCCAGTCCAAATGTTCcaccagcagcagcggcagcagcagcaagtcagcatcatcaccaccaccatcacaaccaggcAGGACCTTCGCACCACAGTAGAGGCGGTGAAAGAGAAGTGGAACGTCCAAAACCTCCAGGAGGTAAACGGACGAGTCGAGCATACAGTGATGATCCCCCCCCTCCGTATCCAGGAAACCCTAGACATTCTGTCAGTCCTGCGAACCCACCAAATTCTGCAACTCCAGCCAATCGTGCTGGCCCCACTCGGCATGGCTATGGGGAAGGCCGAGGACATTATAATAGACCCAAAG GCGGCAGACGGCACGAGAACTCTGCTGTATAG
- the kuz gene encoding disintegrin and metalloproteinase domain-containing protein 10 isoform X3 — translation MGLWSYTVLYLLVILWPQCEGSVLSEYVSQYEVLRYDSQLVHRSHQRVKRALYGDQQLTLSFASHGRSFHLRLKRDTQTISPFVKVEVPADLEGLDVNHLYEGTLQNDPGSHVWGSIREGVFEGVIASERDGTFYVERAHKYFPRHNSTHAGFHSVIYHDDHVDDPYTRVREGHTSGCGATDDVAAWMDSVQNSADLEEEKEEAAKRYLQTPAHLRSQYKYKKWLDTQDKYRTVQEESGFHGMYDSILDDYHNKYSEEVNTRHKRAVGIGVGEDNKGTCSLSIQTDPMLWHHIFKQEGNDKEKTRDEITAMISQHIKAINHIYANVKFNGKYKHRNIRFEVQRIKIDDDKPCRTNWQGETNKFCKANVDVSNFLNLHSQKKHDDFCLAYVFTFRDFTGGTLGLAWVASPSGASGGICEKYKTYTENLGGFRHSEKRSLNTGIITFLNYNSRVPPKVSQLTLAHEIGHNFGSPHDFPETCKPGGLQGNFIMFSSATSGDRLNNDKFSPCSVRNISLVLDAISEKRRTNCFTENNGAFCGNKIVEEGEECDCGFDMDECQEKCCYPLKISAADKLQNPSAKECTRKNNTLCSPSEGPCCDRERCTFVRDTQCHSETDCEESAYCEGDKATCPQPVPKEEYKECNEGTKVCTKGKCSGSICLAKGMKECFLTSDRVHDKKKLCEIACQIGNDSASCKSTSELKEVFGGGPVFMRPGAPCNNFQGYCDVFQKCRAVDAEGPLARLKNLLFNQDTLNSVAEWITQYWYAVLLLGVGFVVFMGIFIKCCAVHTPSSNPRKPPARSITETLRRPVNTLRRVKRHRQGPSPNVPPAAAAAAASQHHHHHHHNQAGPSHHSRGGEREVERPKPPGGGRRHENSAV, via the exons CTGACCTTATCTTTTGCATCACATGGGCGATCTTTTCACCTGCGTTTGAAGCGGGATACACAGACGATCAGCCCATTTGTGAAAGTAGAAGTCCCAGCTGATTTAGAGGGACTAGATGTTAATCACCTCTATGAAGGGACCCTTCAAA ATGACCCAGGATCTCACGTCTGGGGAAGCATACGGGAAGGGGTATTTGAGGGTGTGATAGCCAGTGAGCGTGACGGCACTTTCTATGTTGAACGTGCTCATAAATACTTCCCACGCCATAATTCCACACATGCGGGCTTCCACTCTGTTATATATCATGACGATCATGTGGATGACCCCTACACGAGGGTTCGGGAAGGGCACACTTCGGGTTGTGGTGCGACGGATGATGTAGCTGCCTGGATGGACAGTGTTCAAAATTCTGCAGATttagaagaagaaaaagaggaaGCGGCCAAGCGATACTTACAAACGCCAGCCCACCTCCGTAGTCAGTACAAATACAAAAAATGGTTGGACACACAAGATAAATATAGAACAGTTCAAGAAGAGAGTGGGTTTCATGGCATGTACGACAGTATTCTAGATGATTATCATAATAAGTACAGTGAGGAAGTCAACACACGGCATAAGAGAGCGGTTGGGATTGGTGTTGGAGAAGATAACAAAGGAACTTGTTCTCTCTCCATTCAGACTGACCCTATGCTCTGGCATCACATATTTAAACAG GAGGGAAATGACAAGGAGAAGACACGGGATGAAATCACAGCTATGATCTCTCAACACATAAAGGCGATTAACCATATATATGCTAATGTCAAGTTCAATGGCAAGTACAAACACAGGAACATCAGATTTGAAGTCCAGAGAATCAAG ATTGACGATGATAAGCCATGTCGTACTAACTGGCAGGGTGAGACCAACAAATTTTGTAAAGCCAATGTAGATGTGAGTAATTTCCTGAACTTGCATTCCCAAAAGAAGCACGatgacttctgtctggcgtacgtGTTCACCTTCAGAGACTTCACTGGGGGTACACTGGGGTTGGCCTGGGTAGCATCACCTTCAG GTGCCTCTGGGGGCATATGTGAAAAGTACAAAACATACACAGAAAACTTGGGAGGGTTCCGTCACTCTGAAAAGCGGTCCTTAAATACTGGTATCATAACATTCCTCAACTATAATTCCAGAGTGCCACCCAAAGTCTCCCAGCTCACTTTAGCTCATGAAATTGGCCATAATTTTGGATCACCCCATGACTTCCCTGAAACCTGCAAACCAGGAGGACTGCAGGGAAACTTTATCATGTTCTCGTCAGCCACAAGTGGTGATCGCCTCAATAATGACAAGTTTTCTCCGTGTTCGGTTCGCAACATTTCCCTGGTGCTCGATGCTATTTCTGAAAAGAGAAGAACAAATTGCTTCACAGAAAATAATGGTGCCTTCTGTGGTAACAAGATTGTTGAAGAAGGAGAGGAGTGTGATTGTGGTTTCGATATGGATGAGTGTCAAGAAAAATGCTGCTATCCACTCAAAATATCTGCAGCTGACAAGTTGCAGAACCCTTCAGCCAAAGAGTGCACCCGTAAAAATAACACACTATGCAG CCCTAGTGAAGGACCATGTTGTGACCGTGAAAGATGTACGTTTGTGCGGGATACCCAGTGCCATTCTGAAACAGACTGTGAGGAATCTGCTTATTGTGAAGGTGATAAAGCAACTTGTCCCCAACCTGTTCCAAAGGAAGAATATAAGGAATGTAATGAAGGCACAAAG GTGTGCACCAAGGGCAAATGCAGCGGGTCAATATGCCTTGCTAAGGGAATGAAAGAATGTTTTCTTACATCTGACCGTGTGCATGATAAGAAAAAGCTATGCGAGATAGCCTGCCAGATTGGTAATGATAGCGCTTCTTGCAAGTCCACATCAGAGCTGAaggaggtgtttggtggtggaCCTGTGTTTATGAGACCTGGAGCACCCTGCAATAACTTTCAG ggTTACTGTGATGTCTTCCAAAAATGCCGAGCAGTGGACGCAGAAGGACCACTAGCCCGCCTCAAGAACCTGCTCTTCAACCAGGACACCCTCAACAGTGTTGCAGAATGGATTACA CAATATTGGTATGCTGTACTGCTGCTTGGAGTTGGCTTTGTAGTGTTCATGGGAATTTTCATCAAATGCTGTGCAGTCCACACACCATCGAGCAATCCTCGCAAACCTCCTGCTCGCTCTATCACAGAAACCCTCAGAAGACCTGTGAACACACTTAGGAGAGTCAAA CGTCATCGACAAGGACCCAGTCCAAATGTTCcaccagcagcagcggcagcagcagcaagtcagcatcatcaccaccaccatcacaaccaggcAGGACCTTCGCACCACAGTAGAGGCGGTGAAAGAGAAGTGGAACGTCCAAAACCTCCAGGAG GCGGCAGACGGCACGAGAACTCTGCTGTATAG
- the kuz gene encoding disintegrin and metalloproteinase domain-containing protein 10 isoform X4, translating to MGLWSYTVLYLLVILWPQCEGSVLSEYVSQYEVLRYDSQLVHRSHQRVKRALYGDQQLTLSFASHGRSFHLRLKRDTQTISPFVKVEVPADLEGLDVNHLYEGTLQNDPGSHVWGSIREGVFEGVIASERDGTFYVERAHKYFPRHNSTHAGFHSVIYHDDHVDDPYTRVREGHTSGCGATDDVAAWMDSVQNSADLEEEKEEAAKRYLQTPAHLRSQYKYKKWLDTQDKYRTVQEESGFHGMYDSILDDYHNKYSEEVNTRHKRAVGIGVGEDNKGTCSLSIQTDPMLWHHIFKQEGNDKEKTRDEITAMISQHIKAINHIYANVKFNGKYKHRNIRFEVQRIKIDDDKPCRTNWQGETNKFCKANVDVSNFLNLHSQKKHDDFCLAYVFTFRDFTGGTLGLAWVASPSGASGGICEKYKTYTENLGGFRHSEKRSLNTGIITFLNYNSRVPPKVSQLTLAHEIGHNFGSPHDFPETCKPGGLQGNFIMFSSATSGDRLNNDKFSPCSVRNISLVLDAISEKRRTNCFTENNGAFCGNKIVEEGEECDCGFDMDECQEKCCYPLKISAADKLQNPSAKECTRKNNTLCSPSEGPCCDRERCTFVRDTQCHSETDCEESAYCEGDKATCPQPVPKEEYKECNEGTKVCTKGKCSGSICLAKGMKECFLTSDRVHDKKKLCEIACQIGNDSASCKSTSELKEVFGGGPVFMRPGAPCNNFQGYCDVFQKCRAVDAEGPLARLKNLLFNQDTLNSVAEWITQYWYAVLLLGVGFVVFMGIFIKCCAVHTPSSNPRKPPARSITETLRRPVNTLRRVKRHRQGPSPNVPPAAAAAAASQHHHHHHHNQAGPSHHSRGGEREVERPKPPGASAPPLE from the exons CTGACCTTATCTTTTGCATCACATGGGCGATCTTTTCACCTGCGTTTGAAGCGGGATACACAGACGATCAGCCCATTTGTGAAAGTAGAAGTCCCAGCTGATTTAGAGGGACTAGATGTTAATCACCTCTATGAAGGGACCCTTCAAA ATGACCCAGGATCTCACGTCTGGGGAAGCATACGGGAAGGGGTATTTGAGGGTGTGATAGCCAGTGAGCGTGACGGCACTTTCTATGTTGAACGTGCTCATAAATACTTCCCACGCCATAATTCCACACATGCGGGCTTCCACTCTGTTATATATCATGACGATCATGTGGATGACCCCTACACGAGGGTTCGGGAAGGGCACACTTCGGGTTGTGGTGCGACGGATGATGTAGCTGCCTGGATGGACAGTGTTCAAAATTCTGCAGATttagaagaagaaaaagaggaaGCGGCCAAGCGATACTTACAAACGCCAGCCCACCTCCGTAGTCAGTACAAATACAAAAAATGGTTGGACACACAAGATAAATATAGAACAGTTCAAGAAGAGAGTGGGTTTCATGGCATGTACGACAGTATTCTAGATGATTATCATAATAAGTACAGTGAGGAAGTCAACACACGGCATAAGAGAGCGGTTGGGATTGGTGTTGGAGAAGATAACAAAGGAACTTGTTCTCTCTCCATTCAGACTGACCCTATGCTCTGGCATCACATATTTAAACAG GAGGGAAATGACAAGGAGAAGACACGGGATGAAATCACAGCTATGATCTCTCAACACATAAAGGCGATTAACCATATATATGCTAATGTCAAGTTCAATGGCAAGTACAAACACAGGAACATCAGATTTGAAGTCCAGAGAATCAAG ATTGACGATGATAAGCCATGTCGTACTAACTGGCAGGGTGAGACCAACAAATTTTGTAAAGCCAATGTAGATGTGAGTAATTTCCTGAACTTGCATTCCCAAAAGAAGCACGatgacttctgtctggcgtacgtGTTCACCTTCAGAGACTTCACTGGGGGTACACTGGGGTTGGCCTGGGTAGCATCACCTTCAG GTGCCTCTGGGGGCATATGTGAAAAGTACAAAACATACACAGAAAACTTGGGAGGGTTCCGTCACTCTGAAAAGCGGTCCTTAAATACTGGTATCATAACATTCCTCAACTATAATTCCAGAGTGCCACCCAAAGTCTCCCAGCTCACTTTAGCTCATGAAATTGGCCATAATTTTGGATCACCCCATGACTTCCCTGAAACCTGCAAACCAGGAGGACTGCAGGGAAACTTTATCATGTTCTCGTCAGCCACAAGTGGTGATCGCCTCAATAATGACAAGTTTTCTCCGTGTTCGGTTCGCAACATTTCCCTGGTGCTCGATGCTATTTCTGAAAAGAGAAGAACAAATTGCTTCACAGAAAATAATGGTGCCTTCTGTGGTAACAAGATTGTTGAAGAAGGAGAGGAGTGTGATTGTGGTTTCGATATGGATGAGTGTCAAGAAAAATGCTGCTATCCACTCAAAATATCTGCAGCTGACAAGTTGCAGAACCCTTCAGCCAAAGAGTGCACCCGTAAAAATAACACACTATGCAG CCCTAGTGAAGGACCATGTTGTGACCGTGAAAGATGTACGTTTGTGCGGGATACCCAGTGCCATTCTGAAACAGACTGTGAGGAATCTGCTTATTGTGAAGGTGATAAAGCAACTTGTCCCCAACCTGTTCCAAAGGAAGAATATAAGGAATGTAATGAAGGCACAAAG GTGTGCACCAAGGGCAAATGCAGCGGGTCAATATGCCTTGCTAAGGGAATGAAAGAATGTTTTCTTACATCTGACCGTGTGCATGATAAGAAAAAGCTATGCGAGATAGCCTGCCAGATTGGTAATGATAGCGCTTCTTGCAAGTCCACATCAGAGCTGAaggaggtgtttggtggtggaCCTGTGTTTATGAGACCTGGAGCACCCTGCAATAACTTTCAG ggTTACTGTGATGTCTTCCAAAAATGCCGAGCAGTGGACGCAGAAGGACCACTAGCCCGCCTCAAGAACCTGCTCTTCAACCAGGACACCCTCAACAGTGTTGCAGAATGGATTACA CAATATTGGTATGCTGTACTGCTGCTTGGAGTTGGCTTTGTAGTGTTCATGGGAATTTTCATCAAATGCTGTGCAGTCCACACACCATCGAGCAATCCTCGCAAACCTCCTGCTCGCTCTATCACAGAAACCCTCAGAAGACCTGTGAACACACTTAGGAGAGTCAAA CGTCATCGACAAGGACCCAGTCCAAATGTTCcaccagcagcagcggcagcagcagcaagtcagcatcatcaccaccaccatcacaaccaggcAGGACCTTCGCACCACAGTAGAGGCGGTGAAAGAGAAGTGGAACGTCCAAAACCTCCAGGAG